In bacterium, one genomic interval encodes:
- a CDS encoding YSC84-related protein gives MACVHQIHRSVAVAACLCLLGSLVLPSVSQAKSAAEIDASVDAALARFAKQVKGSEQFLHNAKAVLVFPSVIQAGIGVGGQYGEGAMRIRGKTTAYYSITSASVGFQLGAQTKDIIIALLDSEALRNFQNKEGWQVGVDGSVVLVNVGAAADINSMKLNQPIVGFVVGQKGLMYNLTLQGSKITKLHK, from the coding sequence ATGGCGTGTGTTCACCAGATCCACAGAAGCGTGGCGGTCGCGGCGTGTCTTTGCCTGTTGGGCAGCCTCGTGCTTCCAAGTGTGTCCCAGGCCAAGTCGGCCGCGGAGATCGACGCGAGCGTGGATGCGGCACTCGCACGCTTCGCAAAGCAGGTGAAAGGATCCGAGCAGTTCCTTCACAACGCCAAGGCAGTCCTCGTGTTCCCGAGCGTGATTCAGGCGGGCATCGGAGTCGGAGGGCAGTACGGCGAGGGCGCGATGCGAATCCGCGGGAAGACCACCGCATACTACAGCATCACGTCCGCGTCGGTCGGATTCCAACTCGGCGCCCAGACCAAGGACATCATCATTGCGCTCTTGGACAGCGAGGCTCTCAGGAACTTCCAGAACAAGGAGGGCTGGCAGGTCGGCGTTGACGGATCGGTCGTCCTAGTGAACGTCGGGGCGGCCGCCGACATCAACTCGATGAAACTCAATCAACCGATCGTGGGGTTCGTCGTGGGGCAAAAGGGACTGATGTACAATCTGACCCTTCAAGGGTCGAAGATCACCAAACTGCACAAATAA
- a CDS encoding transposase family protein yields MSGASGGLAGYDRNPRRWRHLDTCQLQTWIEAEIPRVQCPQHGVKQIAIPWDEPGSQFTLIFERLAVDFLRECSVTGAAALLRIRWDKTWGIKARAVRRGLARRTAEPIPQLGVDEKAITKGHRYLTVVADLQRQRVLFLNDDRTAESPDAFWPTCTPHAARQHRGRGHGHVGAAYPVGSHTPAARGCEDRL; encoded by the coding sequence GTGTCCGGAGCGTCCGGCGGTCTCGCCGGGTACGATCGCAACCCGCGGCGGTGGCGGCACCTGGACACGTGTCAGCTGCAGACGTGGATTGAGGCGGAGATCCCCCGCGTGCAGTGTCCGCAGCATGGCGTCAAACAGATCGCGATCCCCTGGGACGAACCGGGGAGCCAGTTCACCCTCATCTTTGAGCGGCTCGCCGTCGACTTTCTCCGGGAATGCTCGGTCACCGGCGCAGCCGCCCTACTCCGGATCCGTTGGGACAAAACGTGGGGCATCAAGGCCCGGGCAGTCAGGCGCGGGCTGGCGCGCCGGACCGCGGAGCCGATCCCGCAGCTGGGCGTCGATGAGAAGGCGATCACCAAGGGCCACCGCTATTTGACCGTCGTCGCGGACTTGCAGCGCCAACGGGTGCTCTTCCTGAACGACGATCGCACCGCGGAGAGCCCGGATGCGTTCTGGCCGACCTGCACCCCCCACGCAGCGCGACAACATCGAGGCCGTGGCCATGGACATGTGGGAGCCGCATATCCAGTCGGTTCGCACACACCTGCCGCACGGGGGTGCGAAGATCGTCTTTGA
- a CDS encoding DUF6496 domain-containing protein — MTMAKYGKVAHAKVERALHEEKRGHLRSGRTGQKVTSREQAIAIGLSEARKTRAKVPPARRRRSSAKKR; from the coding sequence ATGACGATGGCGAAATACGGAAAGGTGGCACATGCGAAAGTCGAGCGCGCGTTGCACGAAGAGAAACGGGGTCACCTCCGCAGCGGCCGTACGGGCCAGAAAGTCACGAGCCGCGAGCAGGCCATCGCGATTGGGCTCTCTGAGGCCCGCAAGACTCGAGCGAAGGTGCCCCCGGCACGGAGGCGCAGGTCGAGCGCCAAGAAGCGTTAG